The proteins below are encoded in one region of Bremerella sp. P1:
- a CDS encoding DUF58 domain-containing protein: MTTAESYLKPEVIRQISRLDLRAQFVVKGFLQGLHASPYHGFSVEFSEHRRYEQGDDPKDIDWLVYAKTDRYYIKKFEAETNITGYLAMDLSRSMAYTYRQDMTKFDYAISLAAALCYLMVHQQDPVGLVTFDTKIRASLPPKSKRKQLGDVLSLLANLKPTGETDIAHSLSQLAAMLKHRSVVMIFSDLLADADEVMRAIYQLRHRNNDVILFHILDEAEVTFPFDGMVELEDPETKERMKVDASNYRKDYEKEISAFRDKYRQDCFQAGVDYVELDTSMQFDKALTEYLISRQSRF; encoded by the coding sequence TTGACCACTGCCGAAAGTTATCTGAAGCCTGAGGTGATCCGCCAGATCTCGCGGTTGGATCTGCGCGCTCAGTTCGTGGTCAAAGGGTTCCTGCAAGGTTTGCATGCCAGCCCCTACCATGGGTTCTCCGTCGAGTTCAGCGAGCATCGCCGCTACGAACAGGGAGACGACCCCAAGGACATCGACTGGCTGGTCTACGCCAAGACCGACCGTTACTACATCAAGAAGTTTGAGGCAGAAACCAACATCACCGGCTACCTGGCGATGGATCTGAGTCGTTCGATGGCGTACACCTATCGCCAGGACATGACCAAGTTCGACTACGCGATCAGCCTGGCCGCGGCCCTTTGCTACTTGATGGTGCACCAGCAAGACCCGGTCGGCCTAGTGACGTTCGACACGAAGATCCGCGCGAGCCTTCCTCCCAAATCAAAACGCAAACAACTGGGGGACGTCCTTTCGCTGCTGGCCAATTTGAAGCCGACTGGCGAGACGGACATCGCGCACAGTCTTTCGCAATTGGCCGCGATGCTCAAGCACCGCAGCGTGGTGATGATCTTTTCGGATCTCTTGGCCGACGCGGACGAAGTGATGCGAGCTATCTACCAGCTGCGTCACCGCAATAACGACGTCATCCTGTTTCACATTTTGGACGAAGCGGAAGTAACGTTTCCGTTTGACGGGATGGTCGAACTGGAAGATCCGGAAACCAAGGAGCGGATGAAGGTCGACGCCAGTAACTACCGGAAAGACTACGAGAAAGAGATTTCGGCCTTTCGCGACAAGTATCGCCAGGATTGTTTTCAGGCCGGGGTCGACTACGTGGAACTCGACACGAGCATGCAGTTCGACAAGGCCCTGACCGAGTACCTCATCAGCCGCCAATCAAGGTTTTGA
- a CDS encoding DUF4159 domain-containing protein, with protein sequence MFPLRITSCLALIVAILLIAPPAMAQRAATRGGVTPQNVRDAMDKAVRYLKSTQRQDGSWPDYAEFKGGVTSLVTLALLEAGVPKDDPAIQKALTSLRSTRADKTYALALQTMVFCAVDPQKDLQLIKSNAALLESYQIESGERAGLWSYGSPRAGGGGGDNSNSQFALLALDEAAEHGASVKEQTWRRAFLRWESMQNGSGSWGYLPNAPGTGSMTCAGITSMIITTKRLESGDAEINGDNVNCCVPLKKDSSVDRGFDWLARNMTLRTNPSEGGGGGNSLLYYLYGIERVGRLSGRRFMGTHDWYREGAELLVAWQDSLDGTWKGTGVVEQSNPLVSTSFALLFLAKGRRPVLVSKLRYTANQDWNPHRHDLNNLNRHVEGLWQQKMTWQVVDVSAVKSAEDLLQTPVIWISGKDGFQITPKQEELLKQYIEGGGFIFAEAGCGGQKFDTDFRAMLKRILPDSSFRLLPPDHPVWFAEQAVNPDFAVPLWGLDACCRTSVVYTPQDLSCYWELYGSRSFLDDNNISIKVRNQVKAANAIGANVLAYATGRQLKDKLERVELTTDGGVQDELGRNVLKVAKIQHLGGSDDAPAALANMVRVAGEQLDLRFDIEKPMVTLQDDAHQFYPILFMHGRRDFGFNSEQRKHLKEYLERGGFLFADSICASKPFTAAFRREIAAIFPDAKLQSIPIDHPMLSTGYGGFDITNVTLNDPQTRNSNEGGLKSVRRESSPELEGLFINDRLAIVFSPNDLSCAMESGASLQCKGYIKEDAARIATNVLLYAMQQ encoded by the coding sequence TTGTTCCCACTGAGAATCACTAGCTGCCTAGCGCTGATTGTAGCGATCCTGTTGATTGCGCCCCCTGCGATGGCGCAACGTGCGGCTACGCGCGGTGGGGTGACTCCCCAAAATGTCCGCGACGCGATGGACAAAGCGGTTCGTTATCTCAAATCAACGCAGCGACAAGACGGAAGCTGGCCAGACTACGCAGAGTTTAAGGGTGGGGTAACTTCGCTGGTCACCTTGGCTCTGTTAGAAGCAGGCGTACCCAAAGATGATCCAGCGATTCAAAAAGCGCTGACTTCGCTGCGCAGTACCCGGGCCGATAAGACGTACGCACTTGCCCTGCAAACGATGGTTTTCTGTGCCGTCGATCCGCAGAAAGATTTGCAGCTGATCAAATCAAATGCTGCTTTGCTGGAAAGTTATCAGATCGAATCAGGCGAACGAGCCGGGCTGTGGTCGTATGGTTCCCCGCGAGCAGGGGGCGGTGGTGGCGACAACAGTAATAGCCAGTTCGCGCTGCTTGCCTTGGACGAAGCAGCCGAGCACGGAGCCTCCGTGAAGGAGCAAACCTGGCGGCGAGCGTTCCTCCGCTGGGAATCGATGCAAAACGGAAGCGGCTCTTGGGGATATCTGCCCAACGCTCCCGGTACCGGCAGCATGACCTGTGCTGGCATCACGTCGATGATCATCACGACCAAGCGTCTGGAGAGTGGCGACGCCGAAATCAATGGCGATAACGTCAACTGCTGCGTGCCGCTCAAGAAGGACAGTTCGGTCGATCGTGGTTTCGATTGGCTCGCGCGAAACATGACGCTACGTACCAATCCGTCGGAAGGGGGCGGGGGCGGGAATTCGCTTTTGTATTACCTCTATGGTATCGAGCGTGTCGGCCGATTGAGTGGTCGTCGTTTCATGGGCACGCACGACTGGTACCGCGAAGGGGCCGAACTGCTGGTCGCCTGGCAAGATTCGCTGGATGGAACCTGGAAGGGAACCGGCGTCGTCGAGCAGAGCAACCCATTGGTCTCGACCAGCTTCGCGCTGCTCTTTCTGGCCAAAGGACGCCGACCGGTACTGGTCTCGAAGTTACGGTACACGGCCAATCAGGATTGGAACCCGCATCGACACGATCTCAATAATTTAAATCGCCACGTGGAAGGGCTCTGGCAGCAGAAGATGACCTGGCAGGTCGTTGACGTGAGTGCGGTTAAATCTGCTGAAGACCTGTTGCAAACGCCGGTCATTTGGATCAGTGGGAAAGATGGTTTCCAGATCACACCGAAGCAGGAAGAACTGCTCAAGCAATATATCGAAGGGGGTGGTTTCATCTTTGCCGAAGCTGGCTGCGGTGGCCAGAAGTTCGACACCGACTTCCGAGCGATGTTGAAGCGGATTCTGCCAGATAGTTCCTTCCGACTGCTTCCGCCGGATCATCCGGTCTGGTTTGCTGAACAGGCCGTCAATCCTGACTTCGCTGTACCGCTGTGGGGACTCGATGCGTGTTGCCGTACGAGCGTGGTCTATACGCCACAGGATTTGAGCTGCTACTGGGAACTGTACGGTAGCCGCAGTTTTCTGGATGACAACAACATCTCGATCAAAGTCCGTAACCAGGTAAAAGCGGCCAACGCGATCGGGGCCAATGTGTTGGCTTACGCCACCGGCCGACAATTGAAGGACAAGCTAGAACGAGTAGAGCTGACTACTGACGGCGGCGTGCAAGATGAACTGGGACGCAATGTGTTGAAGGTCGCTAAGATCCAGCACCTGGGTGGCTCGGACGATGCCCCGGCGGCGCTGGCCAATATGGTTCGTGTTGCTGGCGAACAGTTAGACCTGCGGTTCGATATCGAAAAACCAATGGTGACGCTGCAGGACGACGCGCACCAGTTCTATCCGATTCTGTTCATGCATGGCCGCCGCGATTTTGGTTTTAACTCAGAGCAGCGGAAGCATCTGAAAGAGTATCTCGAACGGGGCGGTTTTCTCTTCGCCGATTCGATCTGCGCCAGCAAGCCATTCACGGCCGCGTTCCGCCGCGAAATCGCAGCGATCTTCCCTGATGCCAAGCTGCAGTCGATTCCTATCGATCATCCCATGTTGTCGACCGGGTATGGCGGTTTTGACATCACCAACGTCACGCTCAACGATCCCCAGACTCGCAACAGCAATGAAGGGGGACTCAAGTCAGTCCGGCGAGAATCGAGCCCTGAACTGGAAGGCCTATTCATCAACGATCGCCTCGCTATTGTTTTCAGCCCGAACGACCTGAGCTGTGCGATGGAAAGTGGCGCCTCTTTGCAGTGCAAAGGGTACATCAAGGAAGATGCTGCCCGGATTGCTACGAACGTTCTGCTCTACGCTATGCAGCAGTAG
- the pilM gene encoding pilus assembly protein PilM, translating to MSSTESSIDPYDRLLRIKTEGKPLNFYEVLKLEDFEKDVNYIRNYGEKARKQLHSKFGEIDPGLWRQVFNHVEDAIATLTDQEKKAEYDKKLDIEKTGNAARVAASSNGNGNHSASSPAEPGDRIQCRKCSTLNPPSRRFCSDCGDALFMACPECGGMNTVHERFCGQCGVNLQASANAQREALESRFDEAEALLKDGRHERACDVLRTLTRAQHEGEVEFAKRAATMITQITLEKERLIDRAPEVEAEARQLRDGKHAEKAVSLIREIPKVLWPDSLKELYDEVSETKKQIKRLAQEIKTAIQERRTSRLLPKVERLLELKPHDVSAQRLAEKLRKSQDQADRLKREKLIEKAKQYLKQFRYERAHQVLTEVPESVRTENFLKFFDQISELAFLSADLRRSSYADPILVGMASRLVKMMPKDKHSIDRLHKITQRVEQARKNREAPSSYWNEPPKHTTLGIPIDLYPRFRKFNTAAVDDNEHFEHFSSGFIVAVGLALQGIGAAKVETNLLPNKSGGVFGLIGAGKKAPTGELAWGIDLSNSGLKAVLLRKEVKGEKKDAETIVHIEQMVKVEFKRPLSRADDADRRGLIQDAVEQFFNAVGRDVFNDKRGKPIVCLSLPATEVLGRFLNLPPVDDKKIPKTVEYEVRHQIPFPMEELSWDYHVWDDNLAPEEMSLESDAKRTCVVVATRLTKLQERLAFLRGLGITPSLVQTDQMAIYNFFDFDLFSDQSYRELMEETEQAVGILDVGSDASHLVICGPNSIWFRSLEVGGENFTRILVRQMSLTFSKAEELKKKPDTADEIFKLYDVAEPVLKNISKETSYSVNTYAGLDKLKLAEIKLIGGGSYLHGLLTFLQFGKFLDV from the coding sequence ATGTCATCCACTGAATCGAGCATCGACCCGTACGACCGTCTGCTTCGGATTAAGACCGAAGGGAAACCACTCAATTTCTACGAGGTACTGAAACTCGAAGACTTTGAGAAGGACGTCAATTACATCCGCAACTACGGCGAGAAAGCTCGCAAGCAGCTCCATTCCAAGTTCGGTGAAATCGATCCAGGCCTTTGGCGGCAGGTCTTCAACCATGTCGAGGACGCGATCGCGACGCTAACCGACCAGGAGAAGAAAGCCGAATACGATAAGAAGCTGGATATAGAGAAGACCGGTAACGCGGCTCGCGTTGCCGCCAGTTCCAATGGCAACGGCAATCATTCCGCCTCATCTCCGGCCGAGCCTGGCGATCGCATCCAGTGCCGTAAGTGCTCTACCCTCAATCCGCCCTCGCGTCGGTTTTGTTCCGATTGTGGTGATGCGCTCTTCATGGCCTGCCCCGAATGCGGTGGCATGAATACCGTTCACGAACGGTTCTGTGGACAATGTGGCGTGAACCTGCAAGCTTCAGCGAATGCACAGCGCGAAGCCCTGGAGTCGCGTTTCGACGAAGCGGAAGCATTGCTCAAAGACGGGCGTCATGAACGCGCGTGCGATGTCTTGCGAACCCTTACCCGGGCGCAGCACGAGGGGGAAGTCGAATTCGCCAAGCGTGCCGCTACGATGATCACCCAGATCACGCTCGAGAAAGAACGCCTGATCGACCGTGCACCGGAAGTCGAAGCCGAAGCGAGACAGCTTCGCGATGGGAAACATGCCGAGAAGGCGGTCTCTTTGATTCGGGAAATCCCGAAGGTGCTTTGGCCTGACTCTCTCAAAGAACTTTACGATGAAGTCAGCGAGACCAAGAAGCAGATCAAACGACTGGCTCAGGAAATCAAGACAGCCATTCAAGAGCGTCGTACTTCGCGTCTGCTTCCGAAAGTGGAACGTCTGCTCGAGCTGAAGCCGCACGATGTCTCGGCCCAGCGGTTGGCTGAAAAGCTTCGCAAGTCGCAAGATCAGGCCGATCGATTGAAACGCGAGAAGCTGATCGAAAAAGCCAAGCAGTACCTCAAGCAGTTCCGCTACGAGCGAGCCCACCAGGTTCTCACGGAAGTCCCCGAATCGGTTCGTACAGAGAACTTCCTAAAGTTCTTTGATCAGATTTCGGAACTGGCCTTCCTTTCGGCTGACCTTCGCCGAAGTTCGTACGCCGATCCTATTTTGGTCGGTATGGCGAGTCGCCTGGTCAAAATGATGCCGAAGGACAAGCATTCAATCGATCGGCTGCACAAGATCACCCAGCGTGTCGAACAGGCTCGCAAAAACCGCGAAGCGCCAAGCTCTTATTGGAACGAACCACCCAAGCACACCACGCTGGGCATTCCAATTGATCTTTATCCTCGGTTCCGGAAGTTCAATACGGCTGCGGTCGACGACAACGAACACTTCGAACACTTCTCTTCTGGCTTCATCGTCGCCGTGGGCCTCGCCCTGCAAGGCATCGGCGCAGCCAAAGTCGAAACGAACTTGCTACCTAACAAAAGCGGTGGCGTGTTTGGATTAATCGGGGCCGGCAAGAAGGCACCTACCGGCGAACTGGCCTGGGGGATCGATCTCAGCAACTCGGGACTGAAAGCCGTGCTACTACGCAAGGAAGTCAAGGGAGAGAAGAAAGATGCCGAGACGATTGTTCACATCGAACAGATGGTGAAGGTCGAATTCAAACGGCCTCTTTCGCGAGCGGACGACGCGGACCGTCGTGGTCTGATTCAAGACGCCGTCGAACAGTTCTTCAACGCCGTCGGCAGAGATGTCTTTAATGACAAACGCGGTAAGCCGATTGTTTGCCTGAGCCTGCCGGCAACCGAAGTCTTGGGACGCTTCCTGAATCTTCCGCCAGTGGACGACAAGAAGATCCCCAAGACGGTTGAATACGAAGTTCGCCACCAGATCCCTTTTCCGATGGAAGAATTGTCATGGGACTATCACGTCTGGGATGACAACTTGGCCCCGGAAGAGATGAGCCTGGAAAGTGATGCCAAGCGAACCTGCGTGGTCGTCGCAACACGCTTGACCAAGCTACAGGAACGATTGGCGTTTTTGCGAGGACTGGGCATCACGCCGAGCCTGGTGCAAACCGATCAGATGGCGATCTATAACTTCTTTGACTTCGACCTCTTCTCGGATCAGTCATACCGCGAGTTGATGGAAGAAACGGAACAAGCCGTCGGTATCCTCGACGTCGGTTCGGATGCCAGCCACCTGGTTATCTGCGGGCCCAACTCGATTTGGTTCCGTAGCTTGGAAGTGGGTGGCGAGAACTTCACGCGTATCCTCGTGCGTCAGATGAGTCTGACGTTCAGTAAGGCCGAAGAGCTTAAGAAGAAGCCCGATACGGCAGACGAGATCTTCAAGCTGTACGACGTGGCCGAGCCTGTACTTAAGAACATCTCGAAGGAAACGTCGTACTCGGTCAACACGTACGCTGGCTTAGACAAGCTCAAGCTGGCCGAGATCAAGCTTATTGGTGGAGGCTCTTACCTGCACGGGCTGCTGACCTTCTTACAGTTCGGAAAGTTCCTGGACGTATAA
- a CDS encoding DUF1573 domain-containing protein, producing the protein MPLVILLISVTIAGVLWLSGPFDSQTSNSTPAKDTQAAATVEPSTSNETKVEKESTKDEEAAQKSTAYPIAVTPKTSYDFGVLPRFTQTHHVFEIRNEGTAPLELKQGPSSCSCTILGLETSKVMPGQSAEIKLEWTLKFKEGPFSQSATIYTNDPNRKEIELVVKGLTETRLGLSESEVVFSSLYPGDSPTKEVLLYSRTLKSLGNVAQDVKATIPGLNVTLHEASTEDLEPVEGRCGYIVKVEVPGDLESGHHVGQVQFTAHPDELTDEEQVDARTPKVALNIDLRVKDPGVKFFSPLIDGWGRIKLGQVSSEKGSELLKLNFRVDQGATPWNVTEIRKYPEFLDVKVVPLDQEKGLFQLQIQVPPGTPVGNYYGQTIGRIVLESDHPHIPRVPSDERVGIALEFHVD; encoded by the coding sequence ATGCCCCTGGTTATCCTGCTGATTTCCGTCACGATTGCGGGAGTCTTATGGTTGTCAGGCCCCTTTGATTCTCAAACATCGAATTCAACGCCAGCGAAGGACACGCAAGCGGCTGCCACGGTAGAGCCTTCGACCAGCAACGAAACCAAAGTAGAAAAAGAATCCACAAAGGATGAGGAAGCCGCCCAGAAAAGCACAGCCTATCCCATCGCTGTTACTCCGAAAACATCCTACGACTTTGGCGTCCTGCCCCGTTTTACCCAAACGCATCATGTCTTCGAGATCCGCAACGAAGGCACCGCCCCGCTGGAACTGAAACAAGGGCCAAGCTCTTGCAGCTGCACGATCCTGGGCCTGGAGACCTCAAAGGTCATGCCTGGTCAATCTGCGGAGATCAAACTCGAATGGACATTGAAATTCAAAGAGGGCCCCTTCTCTCAATCGGCAACCATCTACACGAATGATCCCAATCGAAAAGAGATTGAGCTGGTCGTCAAAGGCCTCACGGAAACACGTCTGGGCTTGAGCGAATCGGAAGTGGTCTTTTCGTCCCTCTACCCCGGTGACAGTCCAACCAAAGAGGTACTTTTGTACTCGCGTACGCTCAAGTCGCTGGGTAACGTCGCCCAAGACGTTAAGGCAACCATCCCCGGTTTGAACGTTACCTTACACGAAGCATCGACCGAGGATCTTGAACCTGTCGAAGGACGTTGTGGGTACATTGTCAAAGTCGAAGTTCCCGGCGATCTGGAATCAGGCCACCATGTCGGCCAAGTGCAATTCACTGCCCACCCTGACGAACTTACCGACGAGGAGCAGGTCGATGCGAGAACTCCTAAGGTCGCTCTCAACATCGACCTTCGCGTCAAAGATCCTGGCGTCAAGTTCTTCTCTCCGCTGATCGATGGCTGGGGACGCATCAAGCTTGGTCAGGTCTCTTCTGAGAAAGGAAGCGAACTACTCAAGCTTAATTTTCGAGTCGATCAGGGAGCGACGCCGTGGAACGTGACCGAAATTCGCAAATATCCTGAATTTCTCGATGTGAAAGTCGTCCCACTCGATCAGGAAAAAGGACTGTTCCAGCTTCAGATTCAAGTCCCCCCCGGTACCCCAGTAGGGAACTATTACGGCCAAACCATTGGACGTATTGTCCTGGAAAGCGACCACCCGCATATTCCTCGCGTTCCGTCGGACGAACGCGTTGGAATCGCACTCGAATTCCACGTTGATTAA
- a CDS encoding AAA family ATPase: MQQELQKVIVGQDEVIEQLFAAIFTRGHCLLEGVPGLAKTLMVSTLAKVLDMQFKRIQFTPDLMPSDITGTNVLEEDEDGRRNFRFVEGPVFTNILLADEINRTPPKTQASLLQAMQEREVTVGRDTMDLPEPFFTIATQNPIEQEGTYPLPEAQLDRFMFNIIIDYPSLDEEEKILMATTRQEKVEVRKVFSSRAILNIQKLVQSVAVSEYVIKYVARLVRATRPRDAEAPAFIKEVVDWGAGPRAGQNLINGGKAIAAMEGRFSVAIEDIKKIAIPVLRHRIGTNFQAQAEGMTNVDIIEKLLEEVPEPKIEKFER, encoded by the coding sequence ATGCAGCAGGAGCTGCAGAAGGTGATCGTCGGTCAGGACGAAGTCATCGAACAATTGTTCGCGGCCATTTTTACGCGCGGGCACTGTCTACTGGAAGGGGTGCCAGGGCTGGCGAAGACGCTCATGGTGAGCACGCTGGCCAAAGTGCTCGACATGCAGTTCAAGCGAATCCAGTTCACGCCGGACCTGATGCCATCAGACATCACCGGTACCAACGTGTTGGAAGAAGATGAAGACGGCCGTCGTAACTTCCGCTTTGTCGAAGGGCCTGTCTTCACCAACATTCTGCTGGCCGACGAAATCAACCGTACGCCGCCCAAGACGCAGGCCTCGCTGCTGCAAGCGATGCAGGAACGCGAGGTGACCGTCGGCCGCGATACGATGGATCTGCCGGAGCCGTTCTTCACCATCGCCACGCAAAACCCGATCGAGCAGGAAGGCACCTATCCGCTGCCGGAAGCCCAGCTCGACCGATTCATGTTCAACATCATCATCGACTACCCTTCGCTTGATGAGGAAGAAAAGATCCTCATGGCGACCACTCGGCAAGAGAAGGTCGAAGTTCGCAAGGTGTTCAGCAGCCGAGCGATCCTCAACATTCAAAAGCTCGTCCAGTCGGTCGCAGTCAGCGAGTACGTCATTAAGTACGTCGCTCGGCTCGTCCGTGCAACGCGCCCGCGTGATGCGGAAGCTCCTGCGTTCATCAAGGAAGTCGTCGACTGGGGTGCAGGCCCGCGTGCCGGTCAGAACCTGATCAACGGCGGCAAAGCGATTGCTGCCATGGAAGGTCGCTTCTCGGTCGCGATTGAAGACATCAAGAAGATTGCCATCCCCGTGCTGCGGCATCGTATCGGTACGAACTTCCAGGCCCAGGCCGAAGGGATGACTAACGTCGACATCATTGAGAAGTTGTTGGAAGAAGTCCCGGAACCCAAGATCGAAAAGTTTGAACGTTGA
- a CDS encoding arylsulfatase produces the protein MLSGTLVARATGTLCCLAAFCYVGSVIAQEVLPRPEAPFKGKIGLTYKDSVAIKPKLDIPQTYGLEDPPNILIVLIDDCGFGQCTTFGGEAPTPTLDRIAKNGIIYNRFHTTALCSPTRAALLTGRNHHSVGSGVIGEAGTGFPGYTGIIPASAGTFAEVLRENGYMNAWFGKNHNVPDWETSIVGPFNRWANGLGFDYFYGFVGGDTDQFHPALVENKRRMTAPETNEDGSPYHLTTDLADHAIRMMRASKAVAPQRPFFVYFAPGATHAPHQVPEEWIEKFEGKFDGGWDKYREDTFARQKKMGIIPANTQLTPRPDSLPAWDSLPEDQRKVYARMMAVFAAFTAHTDHEVGRVVDAIDEMGELDNTLIIYIAGDNGSSAEGGLSGLLNEMTFFNGIEEPLESKLKAIDTLGSAKHYNHFPAGWAWAMDTPFQWTKQIASHFGGTRNGMAISWPKGIKARGEVRDQFHHVIDIYPTILEIVGVETPAQLNGIGQKPIEGVSMVYTFDDASAEDRRTTQYFEMLGNQGIYHDGWMASALRGVPWVSENPPANLLEMPWELYHVEEDFSQANDLAKQEPEKLKDLVKLFFAEAARYDVLPLDDRKTARLAVDNRPSLTQGRNKFVYPNLLRLTEGSSPDLKHKSHTITAEVVVPEGGADGVLFTQGGDFCGYAFYVKDGKLTYHYNLAGVDRYTIVSEDKIPTGDVKLKMEYISDADKPFAGANVTLYANDQVVGKGRVEKSIPNRVTLDETTDIGFDTGTPINDAYELPFKFGGHLKTVTIELN, from the coding sequence ATGCTTTCTGGAACGTTGGTCGCACGTGCGACTGGTACGCTTTGTTGTCTCGCGGCATTCTGCTACGTCGGATCCGTCATTGCCCAAGAGGTTCTGCCTCGACCGGAAGCGCCATTCAAGGGAAAGATTGGCCTAACCTACAAGGACTCGGTTGCTATTAAGCCGAAGCTGGATATTCCGCAAACGTATGGCTTGGAAGACCCACCGAACATCTTGATCGTGCTGATCGACGATTGTGGTTTCGGTCAATGCACGACGTTTGGTGGTGAGGCACCGACACCCACGCTGGATCGGATTGCGAAGAACGGCATCATCTACAATCGCTTCCATACTACGGCGCTTTGCTCGCCAACTCGGGCGGCCTTGCTGACCGGACGCAATCATCACTCGGTTGGTTCCGGGGTGATTGGTGAAGCCGGGACTGGCTTCCCTGGGTACACGGGAATCATCCCTGCTTCCGCGGGAACGTTCGCGGAAGTGCTGCGAGAGAACGGGTACATGAATGCCTGGTTCGGCAAGAACCACAATGTGCCTGACTGGGAAACGAGCATCGTCGGTCCGTTTAATCGCTGGGCCAATGGTTTGGGGTTTGACTACTTCTATGGTTTTGTCGGTGGCGATACCGATCAGTTTCATCCAGCCTTGGTTGAGAACAAGCGGCGTATGACCGCTCCTGAAACCAATGAGGATGGTTCCCCATATCACCTGACGACTGACTTGGCCGACCATGCCATCCGGATGATGCGTGCTTCCAAGGCCGTCGCTCCGCAGCGTCCGTTCTTTGTCTACTTTGCTCCTGGGGCGACTCATGCTCCCCATCAGGTTCCAGAAGAATGGATTGAGAAATTCGAAGGCAAGTTTGACGGGGGTTGGGATAAGTATCGTGAAGATACGTTTGCTCGCCAAAAGAAGATGGGCATCATTCCAGCGAACACGCAGTTGACGCCTCGGCCAGATTCTTTGCCTGCATGGGATTCCCTCCCCGAAGATCAACGCAAGGTCTACGCGCGAATGATGGCCGTCTTTGCTGCATTCACCGCCCACACCGACCATGAAGTCGGACGCGTGGTCGATGCGATTGATGAGATGGGCGAACTGGACAATACGCTGATTATCTACATCGCCGGTGATAACGGCTCGAGTGCCGAAGGTGGCTTGAGCGGTCTGCTGAATGAAATGACCTTCTTCAACGGGATCGAAGAACCACTGGAATCCAAGTTGAAAGCCATCGACACCTTGGGAAGTGCTAAGCATTACAATCATTTTCCCGCTGGTTGGGCTTGGGCAATGGACACGCCGTTTCAATGGACCAAGCAGATTGCCAGTCATTTTGGCGGAACGCGAAATGGCATGGCGATTTCGTGGCCGAAAGGAATCAAGGCCCGCGGCGAAGTACGCGACCAGTTCCATCATGTGATCGATATTTATCCAACGATCCTCGAGATCGTAGGTGTTGAAACGCCAGCCCAGTTGAATGGCATCGGGCAGAAGCCAATCGAAGGTGTCAGCATGGTCTATACCTTTGACGATGCCAGCGCCGAAGACCGTCGGACCACACAGTATTTTGAAATGCTCGGCAACCAAGGCATCTACCACGACGGTTGGATGGCCAGTGCCCTGCGTGGCGTTCCATGGGTTTCCGAAAATCCACCAGCCAATCTGCTAGAGATGCCATGGGAGCTTTACCACGTTGAAGAGGATTTCAGCCAAGCCAATGACTTGGCCAAGCAGGAGCCTGAGAAGCTGAAGGATTTGGTCAAGTTGTTCTTCGCGGAAGCTGCCCGCTACGACGTACTGCCATTGGATGATCGTAAGACAGCGAGACTGGCCGTTGATAACCGTCCCAGCTTGACCCAGGGACGTAACAAGTTTGTCTATCCAAATTTGCTTCGCTTGACCGAAGGCTCGTCTCCGGACCTTAAGCATAAGAGCCATACGATCACCGCGGAGGTTGTGGTTCCTGAAGGAGGCGCCGACGGCGTGTTGTTCACCCAAGGTGGTGATTTCTGTGGATACGCGTTCTACGTGAAAGATGGCAAGCTGACGTATCACTACAACCTGGCCGGGGTCGATCGCTATACGATCGTGTCGGAAGACAAGATCCCCACCGGGGACGTGAAGTTAAAGATGGAGTACATCTCGGATGCCGACAAACCGTTTGCTGGTGCGAATGTCACGCTCTACGCGAACGATCAAGTCGTCGGCAAGGGACGCGTCGAAAAGAGTATCCCCAATCGGGTGACACTCGACGAGACGACCGATATCGGCTTCGATACCGGTACGCCGATCAACGACGCGTATGAGTTGCCGTTTAAATTCGGTGGTCACTTGAAGACGGTGACGATTGAATTGAACTAG